The following are encoded in a window of Harmonia axyridis chromosome 7, icHarAxyr1.1, whole genome shotgun sequence genomic DNA:
- the LOC123685052 gene encoding L-2-hydroxyglutarate dehydrogenase, mitochondrial: MKFMKLYPDDQTMKFLKPILFSRRLYSAHKATQKIGEYDVAIIGGGIIGTATARELLSVYPKLKAVLLEKEKELGIHQTANNSGVIHAGIYYTPGSLKAKLCVEGSKLTMKHCDEKKIPYKKVGKLIVATDEEEVKYLKVLYERGLSNGVPGLELIDSQEKIHKIEPECKGLKAIWSPNTGIVDYKNLAISHADDFHTVGGEIRLRAEVATIEESGREDYPVKVVDTHDHVLVAKYVLTCAGLYSDKISMLTGCPRNPRIVPFRGEYLLLKPSKRKMVKCNIYPVPNPKLPFLGVHFTPRMDGNVWLGPNAVLAFKREGYSYFDINFLELIDALTYTGFIALCLKNMKYGVGEMIRSIIWPLQIKQLQKYLPNITSEDCERGPSGVRAQALGPDGKLLEDFYFDKSQKGQLKDRVLHCRNCPSPGATSSMAIAKMLVEKMGKEFGLEKIHAEIKKKLKT; encoded by the exons atgaaattcatgaaaCTGTATCCAGACGATCAAACAATGAAGTTCCTCAAACCTATTTTATTTTCTCGAAGGTTGTACTCTGCACATAAGGCTACGCAAAAGAT TGGTGAATATGATGTTGCTATTATTGGTGGGGGAATCATAGGTACAGCAACAGCAAGGGAATTATTATCTGTATATCCAAAGCTTAAAGCTGTTTTACTAGAAAAAGAGAAAGAGCTCGGAATACATCAGACAGCTAACAATAGTGGAGTGATTCATGCAGGAATATATTATACACCAGGATCACTCAAAGCAAAATTATGTGTGGAAGGAAGCAAACTTACTATGAAACATTGTGATGAAAAAAAGATACCCTATAAGAAAGTAGGTAAACTCATTGTTGCAACTGATGAGGAAGAAGTCAAATATCTTAAAGTTTTATATGAACGGGGACTTAGTAATGGTGTTCCTGGATTAGAGTTGATTGATTCTCaagaaaaaatacataaaatagaACCAGAATGTAAAGGTTTGAAAGCTATATGGTCTCCAAATACAGGGATAGTGGACTACAAAAATCTTGCTATATCTCATGCAGATGATTTTCACACTGTAGGTGGTGAAATCAGATTACGTGCTGAG GTTGCTACAATAGAAGAGTCTGGAAGAGAGGACTATCCTGTTAAAGTTGTTGATACTCATGATCATGTTTTAGTAGCAAAATATGTTCTAACTTGTGCAGGACTGTATTCTGATAAGATTTCAATGTTAACTGGTTGTCCTAGAAATCCTAGAATTGTGCCTTTCAGAGGTGAATATTTACTATTAAAGCCTTCCAAGAGAAAAATGGTGAAATGCAACATTTATCCTGTTCCAAATCCAAAACTCCCATTTTTGGGAGTACATTTCACCCCAAGGATGGATGGAAATGTTTGGCTGGGACCTAATGCAGTTTTGGCTTTCAAGAGAGAAGGATATAG TTACTTTGATATAAACTTTTTGGAGCTTATAGATGCTTTAACATATACTGGATTCATAGCACTCTGtctcaaaaatatgaaatatggaGTGGGCGAAATGATACGTTCAATAATATGGCCTCTTCAAATTAAACAACTACAAAAATACTTGCCAAATATAACAAGTGAAGATTGTGAAAGGGGTCCTTCAGGTGTTAGAGCTCAAGCATTGGGTCCTGATGGTAAACTACTTgaagatttttattttgataaaagTCAAAAAGGCCAATTGAAGGATAGGGTTCTACATTGTAGAAATTGTCCAAGTCCAGGTGCCACCAGTTCAATGGCAATAGCTAAAATGCTGGTTGAAAAAATGGGTAAGGAATTTGGTCTTGAGAAAATACatgcagaaataaaaaaaaaattaaagacttGA